Sequence from the Nostoc sp. PCC 7120 = FACHB-418 genome:
GACAACATTATCCAATCCATTAATGAAAATAGCAAGGTGACTGCTGCTATTGTTCAATACCCAATTCCAGCTAAGTTTACAAGTTCAATTCAGCTATTAGAACCACAAAAAGATATAGATATCGTCCGCAGACAAAGTAACAATTTCTTTGAAAGTTGTGCTACTGCTGAAGGAATCGCCAGAATTGTTGAATCCTACGCACAAAGGGATTCCAATGTTGCAGTTGTCGGCGGAGGTGGTTTTGTAGGTAATGGTGTCATCAAATATTTAGAAGCCAGTAGAATCAGCTGTTTCTGTTTGGAAGACGGTGATGACTTGAGTAGAACTCAAGCAGCTGACATTGTGGTATCAGTCACCGGAAGACAAGGAATTTTCACTCCTTATGTACTCCCGTCTCATCGCTTGATTGTCGATGGTGGCTTTACACCTACTGCTTCTGGTGCTGCTGGGGATGTAGATCGCAGTGCTTATACCGTTTCACTTTAAGTTTGATACAAGTAAGTCGCAGGGGGGCAGGGGGCAGAGAGCAGAGGGAAAGAATTAAAAACCATTAATTTGTATCAATATTTTCGTGAATTGGTATTACAGCATCCCCCAGAACATTACGCCCGTCCCTGGAGGTGTTGGCCCGATAGAAATGGCAATTTTAGCAGAACGTTTGGTAAAAATGGATTTGGGCGTAGAACTTGGGAAATGGAACTACCAGCAATTACAGCAAGAACAAATGCAACGCGCTACTATAATTGCCCCCATAGCTAGAGTGTTCTTCGCACAGCAAGCAACTGCCTATCCTCAATCCATTCGCACAGAGAGAGAAAACCTATTTGTCTTGGAAGGCAGTAACTACCAGATCCGCTTCAATAGCACCACGCAAAGTTTGATTGTTGCCAGAACCAATGAAAAGCTAACGTTAATTCGGCTATCTCTTGCAAGTAATCAAATTGAAACCGCTAGAGGTATAACAAACGAGGATGTAACAAGATGGCAACAAATTCAAGCTGCGATCGATTCAACAACAACGCAATCAAATGATAGAGGTATGGAGCTTTGAAATTATCAATCATCACTGCAACATACAATAGACCTATGCAGCTTGCATCTACTGCACTGCCAAGCATTCAAAGTCAAACTGACCGCGATTTTGAATGGATCGTCATCAATGATGGTGCTAATACTGAGACCAGAGATATTATCACCAGCATTAGGGCAAAAGCTGATTTCCCCATCAATTACATTGAAATGGAACACCCTGACCCTTGCAGTGGCTTTGGCTTGTGCTACGCCCGTAACTTGGGACTAGATGCAGCTGGTGGTGACATTGTTTCATACCTGGACGATGACAACAGTATAGCTCCTGAATTTGTTGCCTCAATGCGGCAGTACTTTAAACAACATTCCAATATTCGATATAGCATAGCAAGACAGCAGCGCCGCCGCGATGTCATCCGCAATGGTAGTGTTGTTCGCCAAGGAAAGCCTTTTGTTTCTCCTAGCAATTGCTGCTCGCTACAGCAGCTTCTATGGCAACAAGAGATATTCGACAGCAATGGTTTCGTCCACTACCGGAGCAATGCTCCTAGATGGCACCCCCAGTTTCAAGTATTCGCAGACTACGAGTATTTGCTGCAATCTGCTTGCATCTGGGGTGAAAGTGGCTTTGGTTTCAATGACAGCATTCTTGTTAACTATATCCAGTCGTCTATTGGTATTATTGGTAGTTCTAATTACGAGCAGTGGGCAACTGAGCTATCGCTAATTGTCACTAATCAAGCTAACTATTCCATCCTTAAAGGCAGTATTGTTGAACGCTTAGAACAGCTTGTAGATAGTTATAGTACTAAAGCACAAATTTCATCAACGCCAAAAGCATTTGCGTTCTGACAATATAAAACAGAGCATCAATAGTATAGCAATAACCAAAACCACTACTTTGGACTAACGCCTACCTGCTAAAACAGCAAGTAGGTATCTTTTTATGAACCAGCCTGAATGGTTAGAAGCAAACAAGCAGGTTTATTCCAAAGAACATGGTGTTATACATATCGCCGCCATCATTGAGAAAAACCTTTACTTTAAAAAAGGCAGTTTAAATCAAATTATTTTCGACTGGGAGCATGAGGTAA
This genomic interval carries:
- a CDS encoding glycosyltransferase family 2 protein; this translates as MQLASTALPSIQSQTDRDFEWIVINDGANTETRDIITSIRAKADFPINYIEMEHPDPCSGFGLCYARNLGLDAAGGDIVSYLDDDNSIAPEFVASMRQYFKQHSNIRYSIARQQRRRDVIRNGSVVRQGKPFVSPSNCCSLQQLLWQQEIFDSNGFVHYRSNAPRWHPQFQVFADYEYLLQSACIWGESGFGFNDSILVNYIQSSIGIIGSSNYEQWATELSLIVTNQANYSILKGSIVERLEQLVDSYSTKAQISSTPKAFAF
- a CDS encoding bifunctional 5,10-methylenetetrahydrofolate dehydrogenase/5,10-methenyltetrahydrofolate cyclohydrolase; amino-acid sequence: MTLIDGQLIREHVKQECQKYKSIFQASQKEVAIIRFEASENASNGLRARYEAARISAEQKVATFNAIGITPNYIALSANIAVEQFDNIIQSINENSKVTAAIVQYPIPAKFTSSIQLLEPQKDIDIVRRQSNNFFESCATAEGIARIVESYAQRDSNVAVVGGGGFVGNGVIKYLEASRISCFCLEDGDDLSRTQAADIVVSVTGRQGIFTPYVLPSHRLIVDGGFTPTASGAAGDVDRSAYTVSL